In Oncorhynchus nerka isolate Pitt River linkage group LG26, Oner_Uvic_2.0, whole genome shotgun sequence, one DNA window encodes the following:
- the LOC115110784 gene encoding LOW QUALITY PROTEIN: DDB1- and CUL4-associated factor 7-like (The sequence of the model RefSeq protein was modified relative to this genomic sequence to represent the inferred CDS: inserted 1 base in 1 codon), whose product MSLHGKRKEIYKYEAPWTVYAMNWSVRPDKRFRLALGSFVEEYNNKVQIVGLEEESSEFICRNTFDHPYPTTKIMWIPDSXGVYPDLLATSGDYLRIWRVSETETRLECLLNNNKNSDFCAPLTSFDWNEVDPNLLGTSSIDTTCTIWGLETGQVLGRVNLVSGHVKTQLIAHDKEVYDIAFSRAGGGRDMFASVGADGSVRMFDLRHLEHSTIIYEDPQHHPLLRLCWNKQDPNYLATMAMDGMEVVILDVRVPCTPVARLNNHRACVNGIAWAPHSSCHICTAADDHQALIWDIQQMPRAIEDPILAYTAEGEINNVQWASTQPDWIAIGYNNCLEILRV is encoded by the exons ATGTCGCTCCACGGTAAGCGAAAAGAGATCTACAAATACGAAGCGCCATGGACGGTGTATGCAATGAACTGGAGCGTTCGTCCCGACAAACGCTTTCGCCTGGCCCTTGGAAGTTTCGTTGAAGAATATAACAATAAG GTGCAGATTGTGGGTCTGGAGGAGGAGAGTTCAGAGTTCATCTGCAGGAACACCTTTGACCACCCCTACCCCACCACCAAGATCATGTGGATCCCGGACA AAGGTGTTTACCCAGACCTGCTTGCCACTAGCGGGGACTACCTGCGCATCTGGAGG gtcagtgaaacagagactCGTTTGGAATGCTTGCTGAATAACAACAAGAACTCTGACTTCTGTGCCCCACTCACCTCGTTTGACTGGAATGAAGTGGATCCTAATCTACTGG GCACCTCCAGCATTGACACCACCTGTACTATCTGGGGGTTGGAGACTGGCCAAGTGCTGGGCAGAGTCAACCTCGTATCCGGCCACGTCAAGACCCAGCTCATTGCTCATGATAAAGAG GTGTATGACATCGCGTTCAGCCGCGCAGGCGGTGGTCGGGACATGTTTGCGTCGGTCGGAGCGGACGGCTCAGTACGCATGTTTGACCTGCGGCACCTAGAACACAGCACCATCATCTATGAAGATCCCCAGCACCACCCCCTACTGCGCCTCTGCTGGAACAAACAGGACCCCAACTACCTGGCCACCATGGCTATGGACGGAATGGAG GTTGTGATTCTGGACGTGCGTGTTCCCTGCACGCCGGTGGCCCGCCTCAACAACCACCGGGCCTGTGTCAACGGCATCGCCTGGGCTCCCCACTCCTCCTGTCACATCTGCACTGCAG CCGACGACCATCAGGCGCTGATATGGGACATCCAGCAGATGCCCAGGGCCATCGAGGACCCTATTCTGGCCTACACAGCCGAGGGGGAGATCAACAACGTCCAGTGGGCCTCCACCCAGCCTGACTGGATCGCCATCGGCTACAACAACTGCCTAGAGATCCTGCGGGTCTAA